One Aegilops tauschii subsp. strangulata cultivar AL8/78 chromosome 2, Aet v6.0, whole genome shotgun sequence genomic window, CCGTGGCCGGTATCACAAGACGGCGGAGGTGATCATGCTCGGGCGCGGCATGGTCGGCTGGGTCGACCTCTGGCGTGGCATCCTCGTCTGAGGAGAGCCCCGTCCTCCACGAcgtgccgctgccgctgccggcAAGGGGTAACTGGAGGGGCTACCGCCAATTCCGCCCGTACCTCATCCGGGACATCACCGTCAGCCTGCTCAAAGGCTCCATCAAGTACGTCGAGATCGAGGTCTGCCCACGGGCAGCCCCTGACCACCCGCCGGAGTCCTACGTGGATTGGTTTGGCCAAAAGCGTCGCGAAGAGCAGCACCAGTGCGGAACGTCTTGTGCAGGCTGGAAGGCCACCACATGGAGCCTGTCGACGTCGGTTCTTCCATCGGCGGATTGGAACTCTGAATGCACCTTCCATCTTGCTGACATCGCTGCCGACCCAATGCATTCTGAGCTGCTGCCTAGGCCGCCGCACGACACCAGCGACAGCCCCGCCGAGCCAACATTACTGCAGCAACTCATCGTTGGTTTCCCCACCCTGAGCATGGATGATGATGTTGTCTACGTGCTGTCTAAGGGCTGCCCCAAGGGTCTGATGGAAGTGGTGATTGCTGTTGacatgaggaagaagaaggtgcGAGGAGTTGCTAAGCTTGTTTCCGGAAAGGACTTCACTTTTATGCGTAACTGCACGAGTGAACTCTCCAAATATCTGTAAAGATGGAGGCACGAGAGAAGCTTGATAAACAAATTTCATGTGATATACGCAAGAATTTACTCAGTAGAAAGAGGCGTCCCGGCAGCTGGTCAACGTTGAATGGACAGGAATATTTGCTATTGACAACTTTTTATAGCTGCTGCACAATCTAGGATGTAGTATCTGCTTACTATTAAACATTGGTTTGATATATTTCTTTAATAATGTAAATGGACTCTTGTGGTACTTTGCTTTAAGAACAAGAAGTATTAGATGTTCTTCTATCAATGGCTTCACTACGATGCCTTAAGGCTTTCTTTCACAAAAATGCCTATAAATGCGTGCTGAGCAAATGGTTATTTAGGTTATCAGTGGAGACTGAACGTATGTGGACACAAATTCTACGCAATAAATACTTATAATCTAAGACGTTAGCCCAGGTTACCGTAAGACCTAATGACTCGCCCTTCTGAAAGGGGCTAATGAGGGTAAATGACACCTTTTTTCCGCAGAGTGGAAATTGTTGTTGATAACAGCACACAACAACGAGATTTTGAGAAGACACGTGGTTAGGGAAGACGCCTCTAGCCTCAGATGCTAGAGAGGTGGTGAGTGATCTAGTGAATGGCAACCGAGGCCAGCATGATGAGATCATCGACGAAATCAAATCCAGAGTAGCTAgctttgcatgtaattttttaaGGTCGTTTAGTTAATGAGTATGCTCATGAGTTAGGGAGGTTTTTCTCTTTCTTCAGGTCAGGGTCGTCATTTGTGGCTTATTCAAATCCATGACCCGAATGTTATCCCACAAACTATTGTTTTCGATGAATAAAGCGCTGCTTTACCCCTaaaaacatgattttttttgtgTTGTTCTTTTTTTGGAGAATCCTATTTAACGCGCTTTGCGTCAATTAGGTGCCGAAATGCATAGGCAAACGAGTAGCTGGTTTGGCCTATTTGTGCGGCGGTTTGCAGAGATCCCTTCTGATGCTCTCGTTGCTTGGAGAACGGTCATTGTGCTCGTGACTGTCGCAACCCATGGCGTCCTCTCAGCCCGCTGGCATGTCGTGTCGTCCCGCTTGTCTCTCGCATTGGCACCCAACATTGTCAACCTCCTGCTCTAAGAGAGGCCCAATTAAAATCCACACTCCCTTCAATTGTGCTTCGCCGTGGATCTTGGATGTCTGTGGTTTTTTGCTTCCGCTAGCCCGACATCCCCATCCATTGGTGCTTCAAACCGCTCTGGCTAATCAGACCGAGTTGCTTTAAGGTTGGAAGACACGAATTGAGAGCTTCCTGGAGCGGGCGGAGGCTGCTTTGAGCAGGCTCTCCTTTGTGTCGGCTAAGTTTCTGGCCACGCAGATGCCACTCTCTCCTGTTGGCTCCACTGAGGATGAAGGGGCAGAGCCATATGGTTGTTTCTCCCCTCGTGTTCGGGAAACTTCATCGTTGATGTCCGCTTCGTCCATTGTGCCTGCCGCTGTGGGCGAGTCCATCATCGTGCTTATCTCATGCTCGAGCTTCGGGATATATGTTCGAGCCCTGCTTCGCCTCTGTCCTTGGAGCGGTTGGAGGTGGGCTCGTCGACGACCTTGTGTGAGGGGCATGTTTAGCCTCGGTCGTGTGAGCAACTGGAGGCGCCGAAGTCCATTGTGTTGATGGTTCCTGTGGTGGAGGGTGTTGTGTTGTGGGTTCCTCGGGTCGACGATGTCGATGCGACCGGTCTGTTGGTGTCTGCCCCTAGTAGGAGCCCCTTGGTTGATGATAACTATATCAACAAGTACAATGAGTTTCATGATTTTCTTGACAAATGGGTGGCTGGTCAGCCTGGACCCGGCAACACAAGTGGCTACCTCCTCAAGAAGAAACCCAATAGGGAGAAAGCAAAgagaaacaaaaagcaagaagGGTGGTGTCATCCGGAAgacgcccgcgatttcatgatGGAGGGTGCTCCATTTTTATCGTGGTCGGTGTTTTTGTGTGAAGCTCCGTTGTGTTGTACAAGTGTCGAGGGTTTCGGTTGTGGTGCATTGGGAAGGACACATGTGCGGTCACGATGTTTTCTGTTGTGTGAGTAGTACGACTTTGAGTTGTTTGTACGGGCTGTCGCCCGGTTTTCTAAAAATCAACTGGGCAATTCTCTTCTTAATTAATCGGTAAGGCAAATCTTTGCCTTCGTTTCGAAAAAAAAAACAGGACAAGGATCTGGTATTGGGAACCATCCAGAAGGATTCTAAATCTAAATAATAATAATTCTAGAAGGTTTCTGAATGTTTTTTTCACTggttttattattattatttttgtttttCGGTTTCTTCTTTTTTATgatctttcttttttctttgtgTTGCTTTGAACTGAAAAACAGAGGTCTCGGGGTCGTGAGAAGACAGAGATAACCCTAATCTCCAAATCCTTCGTGTCCGGCGACGCCACCAGATTCCCACCAAAATCGGAACCCCGTCGTGATGGGCGACGCCGCCGACGCCCCCCGCCGGCAACGGCTGGCCTCAATTCTCCTTGCCCGGAAACCGCGCCTCACCGACAGCAGGAACGAGACCACGGCCACAGCCGTATCCATGGATGGCTTCACCATGGCGGTCTCCTTCTGGATGGCCGACCCGCCGCAGCTGTCCATCTTCTCCATCTACTGCTGCAGACCCCCTCATCTGCAAGCCGGGCCGTACTGCAATTTCAAAGATTTGCCACGCGTGGTCGGCGTCGGCGCGGAGGGCCGTTTCGTCCTCTTCCGCGCCGTCTTCGACCGCCGCTACACATCCGAATATTTCCTGTACAAGGCCGGCGAGTCGCCGTCGCTCGAGTGGATTCCTTCTCCCTACGAGTACAATGATGGCGACCTCGATGATCTGCGCGGGGTCAGGGAGTTCGGCGTCCTGCAGCAGCTCGGCGGCCACTATCTCGTGGCCGCTCTCTGCCTCGCCCCGTTGTCGGATGACTATCACCTTCGGATCTACTCGTCCGAGAGAACGTCATGGAGCACCAGGACCCCGCCCAATCCATGTCCTGGGGTCGACAGGATTATACCCAACAAGGTGATCACTCTTGGAGAAGAAGGCCTACTAGGGTGGGTTGATTTGTCACAGGGCCTGCTGATGTGCGACCTGCGTCAAGATCATGTGCGTTTCACTTTCATCCCGTTGCCGGAGCCGTTGCCTGGGAACAGATACAAACTAAAAGGTCAAATTCCCCCTCCCACCGCAAAGAGAAGCAAAAAACTAGAGGGCGAATCTCACCCAAATCTCTGCTGGTTTCGGGATCTCGCATGGGTTGATGGCGTGCTCAAGTTTATTGAGATGGAGAATCTTGCTCCTGAAAGCCGGAGCGACAAGGGTGATGTTATCTACGATTCAGACTTGATCATGTCGCTCGAGCGCAAAGCCGTGGATTGGCATTGCAAGCAGCTGTCCATTGGGGGTGCCTGGAGGGCTGTCACATGGACTCGGACAGTTTCGTCCAATGTTGGCGCCAGACATGCGCTGCCAATGTCGCTGACATCTTGGTTGTCGACGGATCAGCGCATTCATCTTTGTTGCCCGGGCTAAAGGGAGAAAAGTTGACATTCAGGGACCTCTACTCAGCTTTCCCCATCCCGAGCCCGGATGGTGACGATATTCTTTATCTCAAATCTATGGTGGAACCCAGTAATAAGGATGGATGTGTGGCCGCTGTTGACTTGGGAAACAAGGCTGTGAAAGCAGTTGGCAAGTATTATCTTCCGGATGATTTTTATTACCACTTTCGCCATGACCCTGAACATCCTTTCCGTGTCTGTACATTGTCCCGCCATCTGGATATGACTCCAGGTAAATGTTACCTGCTCGCTCTTATTGTTTGACATGCCTATGCAATGCTTACAATCCTTATCTACTTAGTTATTGCTCCCTCCGGTCTTTTTTACTCTTCATATAagatttgtctgaagtcaaactttgaccaactttaaatataaaaaaattcaaCATTCACAATACGAAATCAATATCATTAGATGCATCATGAATTCAATTTTCATATTGTATAACTTCAGTTTTGTAGATGTTGCTATTTTTCCATATAAATATGGTCAAACTTtacgaagtttgacttcagacaaatcttatatgcggagTAATAAAGACCGGAGGGAGTATGTTCTTCTTGTGACTGCCTTGGCAAATTAACCTGGGCGCTATTTGGACCCACTTGATGGCTGCCCGATACCTGCATATTGCTTTGTGCGTCTTCTGCATATTTGCCAGTTCCCTAAAACCCCGGGATTGTGAGTATGGTGTTGCTTATGAATTTAGCGGTTTCTGTAGGCATTGAAGTCTCAGCGTGTCGCAAGATCATAGGGGATGCTAGCAGCTCTTCAAATTATCCAAGCAACACCTCAGTAAGTATTTTGTATCACTTTTTATTTCAACGAAAGAATTTCCGCCAACTCCAAGTAACTTGCCATCTCTTCTGCGCATAGTTCCATGCGGGTGAGCTCAATTCCTGCGAACCAAGGAGCAAAATCCAAAGGCAAGTTTCTTATTCTCTAACCTTTCTTCTGCTAATGCCTGGGCACCTATGATCCAATTTAGATCAATTCGTTCTATAATTTGATATCTATTCACCTATTAGTTTTACCTGATATTACCATATTGGGGTATTTTTTCT contains:
- the LOC109772628 gene encoding uncharacterized protein; translated protein: MDSDSFVQCWRQTCAANVADILVVDGSAHSSLLPGLKGEKLTFRDLYSAFPIPSPDGDDILYLKSMVEPSNKDGCVAAVDLGNKAVKAVGKYYLPDDFYYHFRHDPEHPFRVCTLSRHLDMTPGIEVSACRKIIGDASSSSNYPSNTSFHAGELNSCEPRSKIQRSLEWAQKNKRARNAAGTIMQNDHISQQLDDKVLELERGWKQKREQKPQQQCFNKWDAPCYPPGHSVWPHQNNLSPRKYFNKPDGPCVLGYACLPPVQLGRHNYQPLWRSHHHQNSS